The Myripristis murdjan chromosome 6, fMyrMur1.1, whole genome shotgun sequence sequence atgtttttactcTCAAGGTTGGCATAACCTAGTTTTCGGTCTTTACAAAAATAGTTCTGGTTGATGCCACATTCCATTTTTAGAGAGTCAGTTTTATTACTGTGAGCGTGAGCAGGCTGATTTGTAGCATACTTAAAAATCTTTACTCATTAGATTACAAGAAAACATACTTAATCTGCATCACAGATGTAAGTGATGTTGGGAGGGACTCTTTATTGCTAAAATTTCCATCCATCCAGGGTTTATTTTCTGATCATATGATTTATAAAACTAACCCAATCAACAAGGTGTTGATTGGGACTAGTGTGAATGTGTATATTCAGCAAAATACAACTGATAATCTGAATTACAAATGATAATGCAACCCcacatttgcatttccattttccacTTAGGCATGCATTAGCTGGGTCtataatagaaaaaataaaaacaataataatctaataatacatttgaattttaatgcACTAACAGTAATGCACAATTatgcacatttacattcacCCCACATGCAGACActatattaaaaatgttattaaaaagGCCATTTGTCATTCATTTGACATGCCCCACATTATGGTTCAGGTCAATCAAAAATTTAGATTTGAAAGTTAGAGTGCATGAAAATAGCAatctagtttttgtttttgttttttacatgcaAATGTGCCCAACTagcaatttaaataaaaatgcaataatctCAATGCATTTTTATAATCAAGTTTTAACTGTGAAGGTTTATTTTCAGTCTCAGCATTATTTTTGTGCACCATGCCAGAGCACTCTGCTGCCACCTACTGGACAAATCAGTGAAAGTTGACCTGTGGAAAGCACGGGTGTGCTCCCACTGTGATATAAATTATACTGTCCCATCACCATTGATGctataaatattacattaaaaatgCTATGACATAGTGGAAGTATAGAGAAAGCTGTAATGACTTATTGTTTTAGGAGGTCCAACTGATCATCCTTTGAAAACAGTCAACAAAAGTTATGATTATTTTCTGCGGGAATACTCAAACTGGTATTCTCAGGGTGACTTATTATACACGAACTGTATAATACTAGGATCTTCTTTCCCTCCACTTTATCTCCCTCCCTCAGCCACCTCTCAGGATGGGTAGATTTCTGTGGACGCCATGCCTGTCATCCCTCGCAAACCAATTGTCTGAGTAAGTGCCGACACAATGGATACGCCTTCCTTTTATGTAAACCAATGGGAACAGAAATGTGGTCCTCTGCCTGCAGGGCAAACCTTCCCACAAAAAGTATTATTCATGCCTCAATGAAGTCTGCATTTTCATAAATGTGCACCTTCTCTCTGACTTTTCATCCgcacttttctcttttcatgttGAATTTAGTATGGAAAGGAGACAACAATGGCTCGCAAGGCTGAAGAGTGAATTTGGAAACAGCCCTCTTGTGTCAAATGTGGCTTTTGGATTCATCCTCATGGGCTTGGAGAAGTTAATGGAGGTGGAGTTTGAGTGTCCTTGCAATCCCAGATGGAATGGTCTGTTTTCGTCTGCATTCTTTGTTATTCCTGCCGTTATGGCTTTTTGGCTGATGCTGATCATACAAGGATGCAGGTATGACAGAGGGTGTCCAAGAACTATGTGTATCTCCAGCTTTGTCCCTCCAATAGTGTGGCTGATCCTGCTGTTTCTCGATGGCCAGTACTTTGCCTGTGCAATGACAGACTGGTGGGGCAGATTTGTCATTGTTGACAAAGCGGCTCCTCAGAAATGGTGCGAGCCAACAAACCACGACTCATTACAAGAACTAATGATTCGCTCTCAGGAATTATTTTTTGAGTCTCAGGTGAGGAAAAAATCTGATGTCTTTGACAAATGTCCTATACAAATTGGTTGATGACATCACAATTTTGATGAcgttttattgtgttgtttgtctgtggtCCGTGGTTTAGGTCATTGGGATTGCTCTGCTCATATTCATCTGTGTGGGACTCATAGTTTATGTGATCAAAGAGAGCTGCCGAGAGGAAGAGCAACCCCAGGAACTCAATAGCACTTACGAGATGACATGAGATGCTGGCCCTCTGCTTTGACTCCTCACTAAATTCAGAGTGGATGCATACGTTTATTACATCTCTAATTCGTCAGAACTGAGGTATGGAGAGGCAGATGTCTCTCTAGTGACATCCCATCTATCCTTGAACTTGAGAATGGACATTTTACTTTGAGAAAgatgttgtttgtctttgtcgTCTGTAGTTTCTTTGGAGACTGGTCGTTCAAGctttaaaaatctttttcagTCATACttaagatttgtttttcttggccaaaaaataaatcaaatcaaatcaaataaagttctgtttgttttgtttgtgttctgaAATTGTTTAACGTTCTTTCAACtgtgtttgggggaaaaaagcaaagctAAAGAACTGAAAAGTACAATGCATTTTTATCCTTGTGGTCTTTTCAAATATTTGCACAAAAACATCATAGTTGTTGTACTATAAATGTCAGTCATCATTTTTACATATACCCATATTTAAGCATTAAATGGGAAGATAGAAatgattgtgtgttttttatcaTATTATGCTGCTTTTCACCACAAAGTAGGTAGGAACCATTCTCTGGACAACCACATGTCCGATTTCAAGCAAAGGCTCTAAACATAGAGTGGTTGAGGTAATGCTTTTTTaaacaatcatttaaaaaaaaaaaaaaaagacagaactgACAAGAAGTCACTTGAATGCTTTGGGAATACATATAGCACATGTGTATCATGCATCTCATTTTTTGTTGCCAAAAATGCACGGCTCCATTTTCAGATCCGGATTAAtgctgtaattattatttttctgtcacaAGATACCTGTCTATTATGATCAGGACTGATATTCAAGCTTCTTCTGATTTTTTGCTGTCACTAAGTATGCAATGTGCTGATTTATTCATTGTCTGTTCAGTGTAGATGTCATGTGGTCATGGAAGCAGAAAGGGAGCGCGTTGAGATGTGAAGGCTCAGCACATCTTTTCCCACACATCCTGCATGACACAAATATGGTGCTGTAATTGTGCGTAAGGGATGTTGCTGATACACAAAGTATTACGAGTTACACttatatttgtatttcatgGTATGCAACACTTGGTGTTGGCAAAAACCACAAATCATAAAATCACAGCATGGTGACAATtcatggtgtatgtgtgtgtgtgtgtgtgtgtgtgtgtgtggtgtgtggtttCGCACAAAGTAAAGCTAATTTATTCAGTGGAATGCAAATTCTCTGACTATAGCTCTTCAAAAGCCATAAAATGTTACACCTTCCCAACACCTTGAGAGAATTAGCTCACTGACTTTAACAATTAACAGCTAATTGAAGTTATTATGTGTCAAAGGAGTAGTTATAGGGTGCTTGTAGACGGCAATCACTGAATCGATCACTCATTTGCAATCAAATTGTAATCTTAATCATGGTCAAAAAAATTATAATGCCCCTGTTCATATTTTCATACTATTGTTCATCAAGCATCAGCAATGTCCACTATTGTTGTTCCTCCAGTGGCTCTTATTTTGGAGAGGTTTATCCCCTTGAGCAAAAACTAAGGGAAGTCCAGCTATAGGAACCTATGGTAAATTGCCTCGTGAACTTCAGAGGTGCCTCCATGGGCAATAAAGACTGCGTCTTGTGTAGGGTGGCTGGCTTTGTCCAGTGTATGCCAACATAACTTTCTGAGCCAGCTGAGGAAAAGCTGCAGCAATCTCATGAGAGAGTTCCTTAGGAAACTTCACCACTAAAGTTCCAAAGATAATTATAATGATCGAATGCTCTCCAGAGCCCTAGACAAAGTCCTCCAGGTCCTGAGATTCAGTTATGTAGGCTATATTTGGTATTGTAGGATGAGGAAATTCAAAGATGAAATCACTTCTTATAAGCCAAATATCAGCTTCCTGGAAAAATGTTGTGCAATCTACATCAGTGCCAAAGTAATGCCTAACTAGTCATTTGTAATGACATTCAGCCATCAGTGCTTTTGCATATATTGCaaaaattttttaaatgtaagccATAACATTTCTAACCCTTTCAGGTAAACTCATCTTATCTGTCAACAGTGTTCCAGCAAATGGCACATAGGACAGAGGTGAGGGGCAATGACCGAATGAGCCTCACCTAGAATTGTCCATCTGACACTGAGAGCAAATACAACCTGGAGACGACATGTCAGCACAGCAGGGTCAGTCAGAACCAAGCCAAAATTAGCATTGTGGAGAGACGGCATTAAGTTCTTATCTTCAAGCAGCTGAACAATGAATTCAGTAATTCTCTTGTGTAACTGAGATATGTGTTCCAAGATCTCCTACTCCATTTGGATAAGAAGCCAAAAATGTTTACTCTGAGTTTTCATTTCCAGATCTTAAGACACTTCCTGGAATCGCAACCTTATAGTGATGGAGGGGTTTGTGTGCCCCTGTGATCCTGGGAGTTGTGCTGTCTGGAGCATGTAGCTTCTGGTAGGGTTACCCAAGGCAAAGAGGTCTCAGGTGATGGACCAGACACAGAGCGATTCAGAGGTCCCTGTGGAATGTCCATAACAATCAACAGGCAAAAAACTGGCATGGTGCCAGGATTGGATGAGAGCCACCCTGACATGCTGAAAGCCGTCTCCtcctgcttttcctgtctctctctactgcaactatcaaataaagcagaaatggcacAAAAATTACCTTtaacttttttactttttttttttttttttttttttttgaatcagtGCTGCACAGAGGTCGAAGTTTTTTGGGGGACATGTTCCCAATTcaatgtgagggtctaaggacagagaaTTGCTGTGAAACCCTAAGGCAAACTtctaatttgtgatattggtcTTTACAAATGAAgttgatttgacttgacttcTTTTCAATGTGCAGTCAGGGGGTGGAGGGTGTCCTGTACAGTGACCTCAGAATTGTGtctctgctttttgcagatgatgagGTTCTGTAGGCCTCATCAACCTGTGACCTCCAGCATGCATCACGCATTGGGGCAGTTTGCAGCTGAGTATGAAGTGGTCAGGATGAAGATTAAGCATCTCCAAGTCCAAGGCCATGGTTCTCTGATGGAAAAAGGTGGTTTGCCCCCTTTGAGCTGGGAGTAGGTTTCTGCCTCAAGTGGGGGAGGTCAGGTATCTCAGGGTCTTGTTCATGACAGGCGGATTGGGACAGTGGCTGCAGTCATGCAGTCGTTGTACTGGACCATTGTGGTGAAGAGGGAGGTGAGCCAGAAGGCAAAGTTCTCAATTTACCAGTtgatctttgttccaaccctcacccATGATGGTCACGAACTCTGGCTTGTGACCAAATGAATGAGAGTGTGGATACAAGCAGCAAAAATTAGTTTCCTCCGCTGGATGGCTGGGCACATCCTGAGGGATACGGTCAAGAGCTCAGTCCAGTCCCGGATAAGCCGCAGAAAATAGACAAATGGATGGATGTTTCACAGGCCTCCTCAAATCTACCTGTGCTAGGAACTGTGACAGAGGTGTAGCTAGGAGATACTTCTTCGATGTACCAGCTATCAGGTGCCCAAACAACAGTGATATCATGGCCTTTGAAATGCAACTCCTCAATAAGTATTTTCAGGTTTACCCAATGGGAGCCATCCAGAGGGAAGAGCACCAGATAGCGTGAACACCAGTAGGGCAAAGGTGATCATAGATCATGGAGGCACCTTCATGCTGAACCCCCTGACAGACCTTGAAAATATACCTACCAAGCACACGGCACAATACGCCAGTCCCTATTAAAGGCCAGGTTAcatcaaacattcaaattaaaactaaatactGTTGAGGTGCTTGTTAGGCTGTTTAACTCACCATCTGTTGACAAACTATGGAGCAAGAGCGAGCATCTCCTGCCAAGGTAAAGCACCCTCTCTGAGCAACAGTTGTGGGTTTTCCCGTCACATCAAACACACTGCCCTGGGACAGATTCAGCTCATCGGCTAATGTACCTCTATGGTTCAGAGcattgaaattgaattggaTTCTCAATTTGAATCCCATCAGGCTCTGATTATGTAATTATTCCAAGTTACAACAAGTATGAAGGTCAGAGTTTGTGCTGTGGTGTAGGCCGCAGGAGTATGGTCTTACTTAGTTACTTCCACCCATGTCCACACCATGATACAATTATGAGACCTGCATGCAAAAGTGTGCTCTTGTGAGATGTTTTCACCAGAGGCAAAGATTTTGCAAAAACTTAAATATTTTGGTGTCATCAAACCTTGACACCCAAATCGATATGCAGGTAAAGAAATCCACCTCTGAAGTGTCACCTACAAGATAATTAATTCTGTGCGCTGCTGGTGACAGACAGGTGTACAAAGGAGAGGCAAAACTGTTCCCATGAACTGTGACAAAGAAGCATGTCCTAACATGTCGTGGTTGGTTAATACGTAGTTACGGTGTGAGGTGTAATAAGGTGTGCtcaccactgctgctgtacacCTGTTTATGAGGAAATGTATGCACACTGGACAGTGCACGTGAGGCTCAGGGAGGATTATTTAATTGAGAAGCAAGTATAGCCAACACCTAGGGGATGTTTTAAACAGGTTGATAAGGCTCCATGCAGGGTATGGAAGGCCAAATGTAATAGCATGTACACCTGTGTGTACATATAGTGGGCTATGGGGTATGGACTATGAGCTATGAGCTATGGTTCTGAGCTGTAGACTATGAGCTGTGAACCACAGACTGGAGCACAGTTGAGACAGCTCTTGCATGGAGAGGTGCCACTAGGCCCCCATCTGCTGGATGTTCATGAGAAGTCATGGAAGGATGTATGGGTCATGTTAAtgtccattttattttgaaaataaaatgaacatctTTGTATAtcacaagtttaaaaaaaaagggcctaaatttaataataaaaaacagaaaaccaataacagcaaaaaatgaGGGAAATGAAAAGATGGAACACACAAGATAGAAAAGTGATGaaaattttatgtttatttatttttatttttttttcccacattttttgcTGTTCCAGTTTTCATGCCCTCTTTCATGTAATGCTAAGAATAAGGATGCATGCATTAGTGTTCGCTGTGGTGGTAACCATGGTATTATTAGATACTACAGACACAGTAAAACCAACCCTCCAGCCCTTTGTTGTTGCTCTCACGCTAACGTGCGAGATCCATAGACCCAACTGCGCGGTCGCATTCCGCCCCAACTTCCCCTCTCCCAGCGGCCTGGTTTGAGATGAGTGGAAGATGTCGGTTTCGGGGCTGAAGGCCGAATTGAAGTTTTTGGAGTCAATTTTTGACCCAAACCACGAACGATTCAGAATAATAGACTGGAAACCCGATGAGCTTAGCTGCCAATTCAATGTAACAGGAGAAAAGCTGCTGATCATTCACTGCAACATCACGGTAAGGATAGGCCAGCTTCGCTCACAAGCTAACGTCAGACACAGACtattcactgaaacaaaaacattacgCGGAAGGTTCCATGTTTACAAAATTAACTGAATAAAGTGTGTTCAGATTTCTCCCTCTAGTCTGTTGCCACTAACATCCACGTAACAAAAGCTAATTCTAAATCACAATATAACCCCATTGTGAAGTTCGCCTTCGGAAACTGTACACTAAAACATCGAAATATTGTCAGCAGTCGCATTTTAACGTAGCAGTATTAGCCctcgctagctaacgttacctgaAAGTAAGGCTAGCTTGTCTCGTTAGCCAAAATATCTGCGTTACCATTGCAGTGCCACTATAACGCAAGCTTACGGCAGCTAACTTTCTCACTAGGGTACTTAGTTAAACTACATCTCCTCGTATGTCGTTTGACTTCCCGTGAAACTTTCGGCTGTACCgagtgcattttttaaaacatacaaCAAAGACCGCGTTCAAGTCGTTTGTCTGGACAAACGTTAAAATAACCCATTCACGTCTCTACATTAGAGAGCGAGAGTTTAAAGGAATGTTATCCCCCTGATGTAGTTTTTCTTTCAGGAAATAGACAGATCCCCGACCAAGCTCGCTGGTACACTAGGTAGTGGAGCTCCCTTTATCGCAACTCCAAAGCCTATTGTAAGCAGTATAACCGAGCTAActattatataaataaaactggatTCTCTTGGATTTGGGATTAAGTTAGCTCGTTTGTCAACCAGCCATTGTAAGACACCCATCACTATGATTTCCATTAATATTTTCTCTAGATAACGTTAGTCGGGCCTGGCGTTTTAAATGTATTTGGAGTGGATTCATGCGCACACATGACCAGAGATTTAGATAAATTTGCAAACGCAAAGCGAAAGAAAAATGCTAATATTAGCCAGATATCGCTTATCAGCACGGAGCACAGGCAGCGTCGTTAACAAGTGAATATGTGTCTCGTCATGACATGCTGGTTACgttatcattataattattattagttgtagtaTTCGTGTTGAAACGGCGACATGgcacacatttttcattttcccttcaTGACGTTAATCTCTCCATCAAGTTTAATAGGAAAACAGTTAAATTATTGGCTAAAATAATTTCCTAGACCCATTATAAGTGTGTGAGTACTATATTATGTTGGAattggaaattatttttgttcCAATCCCAACAAACCATAATATATAACATTTCACAGTTGTCCTCTCTGagtaaaaatgagaaataagagGGTGTCCCACTTCATAAAGTGTTCTTGCAAATATGAAAAGGTTGTATGGCTTTATTTTCCAGGGTGAGCTGTATAtgtggctgtttttgtttttttgttttgttattttttacagAGGCGTGTAAAATTATGGATGTAAACAGATATTTTATGAGTACAAAAAATCATTCTTGCTGTGTCACTGGAGCAGCCTCAGGTTCTTCTACATATTTGATGACATTGCGGAGTAGAAATTGTGTTTAGTCCCTCTGTCCCTTTACAGCTGATCAAAGGCCCAGTTAGTTAAAACGCCTGAAAATGGTAAGAGTTACGACAGTCTGCTGCCTGCGTGTTTGCTAAAATGTTGACTTCAGtaccttttattattttcacgTGTTCCCCTATGCCACATTGCTTTATATTGAACGGTGTTGCTAGCATAGAGTGATGAACTGGATTATCAGTGGGTCCATTGGAGCATTCAGCCACTTGTTTACCAGCACCTGTAATTCTCCAGCTGGTTAAGCAAGTCTGTAAGTGAGCAGAggtgtttggtttgatttgtttttatcatttatggCTTAGTAGTAGGCTTTAACATGTTCACACATGGAATAATCTGCCCTCGGCTAGACgaaaagcattttttatttctttaatgaACTAGTATTCTctgttaaatattttaatgtagtCTATATGCCATGTAGCCATCTGCTTGGCAAGTCGATTTGGCTAAATTTCCATGTACATTTGTGCCCTCTGTTGCAGGAATCGTACCCCTCAACACCCCCAATATGGTTTGTTGACTCTGATGACCCCAGTCTGGCTGAAGTGTTGGAGCGGTTAGACGATGTGAGAAAAGGCAGCACATTGGTAAGTCGGCCCGTGTGGGTTATTCAGCTTATCAGAGGCTTGTGTTAGAATACCTGCGGTTGTACAAGTTTAATGCTACATCAGAACAAGCTTCATGGTTTGAATTTCATTGTTGACGTTTGTTTTCCGCTGAATCCACAGCTTCTTCAGCAGCTAAAGCGTCTCATTTGTGATCTCTGTCGGCTCTACAACTTGCCCCAACATCCAGATGTAGAAATGCTCGACCAGCCTCTTCCTGCTGGGCCAATTACCCAAGAGCGAAAGGTAAGTGCTGTAACAAGCATTACATTCCACATCTtttcataacattaaaaaaaatctggcttGTCAACTTACAATgtgtcacacacagcagcatgggCCAGCAGATGAGGTGAcatctgaggaggaagaggaagaagaaatgggagAGGTGCTTATGTATATTCTTGACTATTTTTGTGCATTGGTAGTGTTGATAGCTCATTGTCTCCAGTGAGCATGTAATGTGGTGTTGTGTGTCTCAACATGCTTGATGCGCTGTGGCAGCAGGACATTGAAGACCTGGACCATTAtgaaatgaaagaggaggaaCCGGCAGATGGGAAAAAATCAGAAGATGACGggatagaaaaagaaaatctggcCATCTTGGAGAAGATCCGCAAAAACCAGAGACAGGATCACTTGAATGTAAGTGCTCATTCAGAggcactgttttgttgttgacttTGGATGGCTGCTAGAACCaaggctgaacaattaattgaaattcTATCAATATGgccaaattgcaggagctgcaatCTTTGTTAAAGCTAAAATGGCACAAAACggcagcaaaaatcacatcatcatcatttcaattttgttttcGAAAAGTGTAAGTGAAAATTGCAATGCAAAAATAGCATTCCCACTGAAATTGTGAATAATATCGCAATCCTAGTATCTGTCAAAACAATTgcagtatgtgttttttttaaccatattctTCAGCCCCAGTAACAAGACTCTTCTAATGTGTACAGTGTCTAGGTGTGTGTCCTCCTGACCTGTCTGTGTAATCTGTGTTGTAGGGTGCAGTGTCTGGCTCAGTGCAAGCCTCAGACCGCCTAATGAAGGAACTCAGGGAGATCTACAGATCACAGAGTTACAAGACAGGTGAGTGCTAGGACAGATTCTCTTGTTAAAATAGAGTGTCCATATAAGAACTTTCCTCCAGGAGTTATTGCtgcattttcagtttgtctgtctgtttgtgttg is a genomic window containing:
- the LOC115360641 gene encoding ubiquitin-conjugating enzyme E2 Q2-like isoform X1, with the protein product MSVSGLKAELKFLESIFDPNHERFRIIDWKPDELSCQFNVTGEKLLIIHCNITESYPSTPPIWFVDSDDPSLAEVLERLDDVRKGSTLLLQQLKRLICDLCRLYNLPQHPDVEMLDQPLPAGPITQERKQHGPADEVTSEEEEEEEMGEQDIEDLDHYEMKEEEPADGKKSEDDGIEKENLAILEKIRKNQRQDHLNGAVSGSVQASDRLMKELREIYRSQSYKTGIYSVELVNDSLYEWHVKIRTVDPDSPLHSDLQVLKEKEGVDYILLNFSYKDNFPFDPPFVRVVSPVLSGGYVLGGGALCMELLTKQGWSSAYSIESVIMQINATLVKGKARVQFGANKNQYNLARAQQSYKSLVQIHEKNGWYTPPKEDG
- the LOC115360641 gene encoding ubiquitin-conjugating enzyme E2 Q2-like isoform X4, whose amino-acid sequence is MSVSGLKAELKFLESIFDPNHERFRIIDWKPDELSCQFNVTGEKLLIIHCNITESYPSTPPIWFVDSDDPSLAEVLERLDDVRKGSTLLLQQLKRLICDLCRLYNLPQHPDVEMLDQPLPAGPITQERKHGPADEVTSEEEEEEEMGEDIEDLDHYEMKEEEPADGKKSEDDGIEKENLAILEKIRKNQRQDHLNGAVSGSVQASDRLMKELREIYRSQSYKTGIYSVELVNDSLYEWHVKIRTVDPDSPLHSDLQVLKEKEGVDYILLNFSYKDNFPFDPPFVRVVSPVLSGGYVLGGGALCMELLTKQGWSSAYSIESVIMQINATLVKGKARVQFGANKNQYNLARAQQSYKSLVQIHEKNGWYTPPKEDG
- the LOC115360641 gene encoding ubiquitin-conjugating enzyme E2 Q2-like isoform X2, with amino-acid sequence MSVSGLKAELKFLESIFDPNHERFRIIDWKPDELSCQFNVTGEKLLIIHCNITESYPSTPPIWFVDSDDPSLAEVLERLDDVRKGSTLLLQQLKRLICDLCRLYNLPQHPDVEMLDQPLPAGPITQERKQHGPADEVTSEEEEEEEMGEDIEDLDHYEMKEEEPADGKKSEDDGIEKENLAILEKIRKNQRQDHLNGAVSGSVQASDRLMKELREIYRSQSYKTGIYSVELVNDSLYEWHVKIRTVDPDSPLHSDLQVLKEKEGVDYILLNFSYKDNFPFDPPFVRVVSPVLSGGYVLGGGALCMELLTKQGWSSAYSIESVIMQINATLVKGKARVQFGANKNQYNLARAQQSYKSLVQIHEKNGWYTPPKEDG
- the LOC115360641 gene encoding ubiquitin-conjugating enzyme E2 Q2-like isoform X3, which translates into the protein MSVSGLKAELKFLESIFDPNHERFRIIDWKPDELSCQFNVTGEKLLIIHCNITESYPSTPPIWFVDSDDPSLAEVLERLDDVRKGSTLLLQQLKRLICDLCRLYNLPQHPDVEMLDQPLPAGPITQERKHGPADEVTSEEEEEEEMGEQDIEDLDHYEMKEEEPADGKKSEDDGIEKENLAILEKIRKNQRQDHLNGAVSGSVQASDRLMKELREIYRSQSYKTGIYSVELVNDSLYEWHVKIRTVDPDSPLHSDLQVLKEKEGVDYILLNFSYKDNFPFDPPFVRVVSPVLSGGYVLGGGALCMELLTKQGWSSAYSIESVIMQINATLVKGKARVQFGANKNQYNLARAQQSYKSLVQIHEKNGWYTPPKEDG